Within Vibrio campbellii CAIM 519 = NBRC 15631 = ATCC 25920, the genomic segment TCGCCATAACAGGTGCAAGTTTTGGTGTACAAGCTAGCACTGAGTGTGAAGTGTCCATTGATGCCAACGACATGATGAAGTTTTCTGCCGAGACACTCAGCGTTCCAGCGACTTGTAAAGAAGTGAAACTTACGCTTAACCACACTGGCAAGTTGGCCGCTGAGTCCATGGGGCATAACGTTGTGATAACAGATACAGTTAACTTACAAGCCGTAGGTACAGACGGTATGTCTGCGGGCCTTGAAAACAACTACATAAAACCAAACGATGAACGTGTTTATGCTTCAACTAAAGTCGTGGGCGGCGGTGAAAGTACTTCTATCACCTTCAGCACAGAGAAGATGACAAAAGAAGGTGATTACTCTTTCTTCTGCTCTTTCCCTGGCCACTGGGCAATCATGAAAGGTAAATTTCAGCTAATATAAATAGCTCTCCACTCGGGATGTTCTAACTATAAATTTGAACACGTGGACACTTCATGTAAGGTCAATAAAAGGGAGGCAATTTGTCTCCCTTTTACAGCAGTTATGGCTCCGGTAATTTTTACCAGCTTCGTGATTAATCTAAAAAGTTAGCGAGCATTTTTTTGTTGAGATTAAGCACCAACGACCCGTCAACTTTCACTTCATCGAAATCTTATTTTGACATGTAGCCAATAGAAGAATGGCCAAAACCAAAGTCATCCATAGAAATACAAAAATCCTCCTAACTTTAATTGGAGAGGATTTAGATTGAGTTCGTGATTATTGAGCTGGGACTCTGCGCTCCAATAAAATTAAATCGCTGCTCATAAAGCTCCATAAAGTCTTTACGAATCAGATGCTCTAAATGGTTTGCCTTGTCAGTCGGGCAGAAAATCATGATATGCAGGATTTGCTCGCCGTTGATGTTACTTGAGATATGAATGTGCGGCTCAGCACCCGGTAGATCGACACCAGCGTGCTTCTCGATCATCGCATTGTAACGGTGTGCAACATCAGCAAAATAACTGCAATGATCGTCAATCTTATCGGTCAGTAACGGCAAAAGCGGGTATAGGTTGACGAAGTCTTTCACCACAACAGAAAAGTCATGGTAAACGTAACGCTTCATAAAGTTGAGGTTCTTCACTGGGTAGGTGAAAAACATACTGTTAGGCAACGTCGCGGTTTTCCCCGTGAAGTGGTATTGCCCATGATGTAGGTCGATTTCTTGAATCACTGTCGCCATCATGTTGTGCTCAATCACTTCGCCACACAGCTTGCCGACTTCAATCCAGTCACCGATGCGAAACGAACGCGAACTGGCTCGTTGAATCGAACCGGTAAAACAAAGAATAATCTCTTTAGATGCAACAACAATCGCCACTGCAATAGCGGTGACGCTTAGGGCGAACTCGCTGATTTCTGATTGCCATAAGATGAACAACAGGATCAGCGTAAGCGCGAACATGCCGTTTTTGGTTCTCGACATCCAGCTGCGTTGTTCTTCCGTAATGAAGGCATCGTCGCCACGAATTCGAGACAGAATCAAACG encodes:
- the azu gene encoding azurin; protein product: MTLRLLAVAFAITGASFGVQASTECEVSIDANDMMKFSAETLSVPATCKEVKLTLNHTGKLAAESMGHNVVITDTVNLQAVGTDGMSAGLENNYIKPNDERVYASTKVVGGGESTSITFSTEKMTKEGDYSFFCSFPGHWAIMKGKFQLI
- a CDS encoding mechanosensitive ion channel family protein, with translation MEKVQLVVDFLLTHKILFSALILLFIIVLRRLILSRIRGDDAFITEEQRSWMSRTKNGMFALTLILLFILWQSEISEFALSVTAIAVAIVVASKEIILCFTGSIQRASSRSFRIGDWIEVGKLCGEVIEHNMMATVIQEIDLHHGQYHFTGKTATLPNSMFFTYPVKNLNFMKRYVYHDFSVVVKDFVNLYPLLPLLTDKIDDHCSYFADVAHRYNAMIEKHAGVDLPGAEPHIHISSNINGEQILHIMIFCPTDKANHLEHLIRKDFMELYEQRFNFIGAQSPSSIITNSI